DNA from Branchiostoma floridae strain S238N-H82 chromosome 15, Bfl_VNyyK, whole genome shotgun sequence:
TCCACGTTCCAGCTGTAAAATCTGCTCTTAATGATTGACTAAGTGGAACACAGTCATGAAGAGTAGTCCCTGACATTTCAGCAGTAAAAAGGGCAGTTTCTGTGCCTGGGAAGATAGTGTGATTAATCTGTTAACCTTTGTCCAAACCATTTAGATTCTTGGTGCAGTGTGTACAAAAATGATGGATCCCTTTTCACCTTTACTTATGTCTATAGAATTTCTCTTGTCCTGTTTCTTAAACAAATTATGATGGGATTCTATCTACATATTAGAAATCTTGCTTACCAgttgtacatatacacatagaaGTTTCACTTATATTGAAAATACATCTAACTATGTCTAGCCTGGGTTCCACACTTTATAAAGCTTTACTTTGCTCTAGCTCTCTTAGTCAGTTTTGTGCATCTGAAGCAACTGAGAAAATGGAGTAAAGCTAAAAAggctggcacccaggctaagcTGCATCACCCAGAACTTTACGTACATgtaatgtacttacattttcttGCCATCTCCCTCAGGCACGAGAACGGTCGGAGTTTGCCGGTGACATCGTTAACCTGATCAAGAAGTTCCTCATGATCATCGCCAGACCTGCTAGACTCCTGGAATGTCTGGTACAGACTTATTCTCAAATAGGCCATTACACTGTGGTtgatacaagtacagctaactagaaaaactggttggaCCACTAACTCCTAAGGActgtatgcaaatgttactcaaatgtaaatcatgtttgtaTAGTTGTAAAACAGTACCATTGGAAGTTGATTATTACCATGTTTGGTAACTGATCACATTTTTGTCATTGTAAAACGAAAGCGCATGTCATGTAAAACCAGTTTCTGCCCCTGTCCTCTAACCAGTATTCACACGTTTGTTACCTGGTAGGAGTTTGATCCTGAGCAGTTCTACCATCTCCTGGAGGCTGCTGAGGGCGTGGCGAGAGAGAACCAAGGCATCACGTCTGACATCCCGCGCTACATCATCAGCAAGCTGGGCCTCACCAGGGATCCTATCGCAGGTGACACACGTTGCAGGGAGACAGTGTGCTAAGTCTGGACCGCTGTTGCTAGAAATTTCTTTAATAGGGCATTCACACTGAAcggaatcagcaggaatcaagcagaatcAGCCAGAttgaaaaatttgcaaaattcgtgccacatttgAGCAGGAATTCCAATGGACCTAATAGTAAATACCTCTTCACACAATAAGTGGAATGAGCTGGAATGCCATCTGAATTAAAattcttgtatacatgtattcctgggtattcgtagtaGTTTCTAGAAATTCTGAATATCAGACATCCAGACAGCATTTAAAAGCATTTcagtctctacaactggatttgGAGATTAATCTGCAAGTACAAGTAATTGGAAATCATCACCCAGGCGTATccagttgtaaagattgaatgatcatatttaaaaaaaaaaaacatttacaattcatatacatgtagatagcttctGTCTCTTTCTAGCCAATTTTCCAGGAAAAGCCTTGAATACCTACGGTTCAACTTTGGAGATTTGTTTTGTAAGCCTTCTGAACATAAGACAGGAAAGCTAGTGCTATAGAACCTGTTTGAAAAGAAGCGCTGAAACAAACATTTGTATTCTGAACATGTAGAAGAAGCATTAGAGGGAAAACAGTCTGTAGATGACCTGTTTGGCGTAATTACAGGAAGACTTTAGGGTGGAACATAGGAAATTACAAGCTTGAACTAATACCTGTGCACATGCCAGCTGCAGGAACAGGGAATTGTGTACTAAGTCTTCCTCTGACATTAAAGATTGCTGTCACTATTAGATAAAACAGAATTCACACAGGCacaaaggtgtttttttttcctaccTGTCCTATCTCTTGATACTATTCTGTCTGACTTCCTGTCTTTCTCTTCCTTGCATCCTGTCCTCACCACTTTGCACAGAAATCCTTGGTAAGTTTCTGAACTGTCCTGTGCATGATTATGTCATGTAGCAACATCATTTGATTATCTCATTTTCGTACATCCTTTTGTATAGATCATTGGCTTCCTACTTTGGCAATAGATCATATCCAGTTCTGTTTaacatattttctgttataaaTGTTCTATAACTTCTTCAGAATCTatgctatttcttttttaatcAATACTATTTTGATAACAATGCAGGTGCATGATGCATACAAGCCGTATTTCACAGTACTGTATTATTCGTGAAACAGATTATGAATGCATGCCATATCCAGTTTTACCAACAGTAATCATGACTAATGCCTGCATTTCATCTTGCACTTGTTAAAACAGAAGAGCATGCTGAGCAACAACCATCAGAATAACAAGTAAAACACAGGAGCCTGATAACTCCTTTTGCCATGCATGGAATTCAAAGTAGGCATATTCCATTTGAAACATTTAGGAGGGACAGTCAGGAAACTATTGAAAGGGaataaatgattggatttttaaaatcttgactgTCCCCTCTTGAGGTTTTGAAATGGAATAGTCTGAAACATCACtgcatacaacatgtagaaCTGTAGCTAAACGCACATCATTGGTTCCAGCCTACCCTATGTTAGAAGTCAACCACAACTGTTTTGTCATCCCAGAAATGAGCGACTTGTCCAACTTTGATGTGGACACAGACAGCGGACGACCCGACACTCCGGACACCGACGAAACCTCCGCTAGTGAGGCGGCCAGCGAGGTAAACAACTACCATTGTgtagatgtacaatgtacaatcagGTTATCTATGAATCAAAGTTTTCGGCATTATGAGTCGTGTGTCTATAAGAGTTGCATATACCTTGTATATAGTTTTCCTTGTGAATCCTGAACTTTTGTACAGAAAAAGGCCATTTAGCCATTAACGAAAATGTAAGCATTTTCTAAAACAGTTGAAGTAGTCTAGCTGCTCCCCCTACTAAAATATGTTTGGTTTTGGTATTGCAGACAACCTGTGCTGGCAAGCAGCTGTCTATGGAGGTCACAGAGAAGAAACCCAGCGAAGACGACTTTGAGACAGTCAAATTGATCAGCAATGGAGCTTACGGGTAATTTATTCCATCTTTCCAGTTTCTTAAATATAGCATAATTATGATGTTATGCTAGTATTTTCATTGTGGTTTTTGTTTTGAGATAGAAACCTGCAGGTGGAAAAGGTCTGTTAATAAAAGTATAAGAATTTAACTTGTAGAACAGGATTACATCAGGGATATTGTTTCACATGTGTGGTGAGATTCGAACCATTGACCCGATTTATGTTCATGTCCACAGAGCTGTGTACCTAGTTCGACACAAGGAGACCAAACAGCGCTACGCCCTGAAGAAAATCAACAAGCAGAACCTGATGCTGAGAAACCAGATCCAACAGGCCTTCACTGAGAGGGACATCCTCACATTTGCTGAGAACCCGTTTGTGGTCACCATGTACTGCAGCTTCGAAACAAAGGTAAGGATTGAGCCCTACAAATTGCCAATTCCTGTTGATTGAAGTGGCAAAGTTGTCTGGCTACTGAAAAGTACAATTACAAAAGAACTTACAATATGCTGATGACTACTTGTAGATCATGCACTTCATTACTTTGATGACTTCCAAGGGGACAGCCATCTTGAAGTCAATGCCATCACTCAATACaaattttaacaacaaattgagatatttcagtcTCAAGAAGCTATGCGCTTTAACCTTTGTATCAACTTATTCCATAGGAAGATATTACAAGTGGCATTTACTTTTTGACTCTGCCAGTATGCTTCAAAGCTGGTACTGTTTCATAAGTAATTCAGAATGCTGAAAGTCAGTAATGAAGCTAGAGACCCCTAACACTGGGATAGACTCTAACTATACtgtagttactgttacagtagtgaaaCTTGCTTTTGCTATTGGCAttgttattgattattgattattatCTATTCCCCACTAGAAACACCTGTGTATGGTGCTAGAGTATGTAGAGGGCGGTGACTGTGCGACCCTGCTGAAGAACATGGGACCACTGCCTGTGGACATGGCCCGCATGTACTTTGCGGAGACCGTCCTCGCCGTGGAGTACATCCACAGCTATGGGATCGTCCACCGCGACCTGAAACCAGACAACCTGTTGATTACGTCCATGGGGCACATCAAGCTGACGGACTTCGGTCTGTCCAAGATGGGTCTGATGAGCCTGACTACCAACCTGTATGAGGACACGCTCGACCCCAAACAGTTCACAGACAAGCAGGTGTGCGGCACACCTGAGTACATCGCACCGGAGGTCATCCTCAGACAAGGTTATGGTGAGTCATGCTCAACTTTTCTTACTGGTTGATCTGGATAAACAGAGGGAACAAAGATTGACTCTAGGACTCTAGCGGATATGCTCACAAAATAAATACAGATAAATGTAAATATTATAAACTGATGCTGTCTTGCTCTTACCATGATAGAAATTATGTTCGAAAAGATTTTTGCTGCAACCTCATCAGGTTTTTTTGGCTGCCTTCATCATAAAGAGTACAGGAATAGCTAATAGCTAGAAGCACTCGAAACATTAGTGTACTAAAAGAACATCTAGGAAATATTTGTAAGAAAGTTGTTCATTGCAAAAAGATTCATGTCTCCTCTTGTATTGAGTCATTTTCCAGTAGATATTTTTCCTTCTAATGATTTTGTAATGATTATCCTGCAGGAAAGCCAGTTGACTGGTGGTCCATGGGGATTATCCTGTACGAGTTCCTGGTCGGCTGTGTGCCCTTCTTCGGAGAAACACCCGAGGAGTTGTTTTCACAGGCTGTCAATGGTAGGtttcaatttttgaaaatgatcTAGTCCAtgtcatactacatgtatctattatgcTGCCAAGTTTTAGTACCTTTCAGTATCTGAACTGCAATTGGATTTACAGAATACTTACAGGTGTAATTCTTTAGGATTTCAAGATTCTTTGGTTGTGtgcagtgtgaagactagccaatAGCTGCCCACCCTTATAGCAGTGTAAACAAGTACCCAATATCAATCTCAAGATCATTAAGGTTGGCATCATCTGTTCATCCTTAGATGAGATAGTCTGGCCAGAAGGAGAAGAAGCTCCCCCAGACGATGCCAAGGACCTCATCACAAGACTGTTGGAACAGAATCCGGTGGAGAGACTTGGCACGACGGGCGCGTACGAGCTCAAGGAACACGAGTTCTTCGCTGACCTGGACTGGACCATGCTGCTGCGTCAGAAGGCTGAGTTTGTGCCCCAGTTGGACGACGATGAAGACACAAGTTACTTTGACAGTATGTTGAACTGTTTTGCATCACAATGAAGTGTCCAAATCTTGAAAAGGGAAAATGTTGGAGTTTGATCTATCAAGTGTAAAGTGTTTGgacaggagacctggcgcatgTGTTGTAGTCAGCCAaggaaagggtatgtcacccgtAGCGTCGTGTGTAAGTAAgttgaccaatgatgatgaagaagatgaGTCTAATGTGAAGAAGAGTTCATTCTTTTTCATGACATGACAGTAGAGATTTGATATGATTTCGACACCTACACTTATATGTTATGATCCAAGTAAAACAGTCACTTTCAGATCTAGAAACAACTAATATTTTATCTCAAATTTGCAGCTCGACAGGAAAGATACAACCACGAAATGGAGTCAGGTGAATCAGAGGAGGAGCAGTACCCAGACCTGAGCAACTTCTCCTCCTGCTCTCCTCGGTACCATCGCAGCTACAGCAGCTCCGACCGCCTCTCCATGTCATTGGACGGGAAGAGCAGCAGCATGGAGAGACTCACCACCGAGGAGACGCCGACGGGCGGTCGCGGAGTCGAGCGCAGGAAGGCCATCAAGGACAGGAGCAAGAGCGAATCAGAGCTAGCCAAAGAGACGAAGAGAGCGGAGCCTAAACCAGACACTTCACTAAGGGAGGTTGACAGGCCATCAGACAAGGAGGACACGTCTAAGCAGCAAGCAGCCGACAGTTCCCAACCAGGAGACTCAGATAAGGGAAGCAGAACAGACAGTGTCAGCAGTACTGGCAGTGTGGAGCCCAGAGAGAGCACGCCAAAGGCCAGTGACAAGGAGGCGGAGCTTGGTGCAGTCGGAGGTGTCAGCTCTCCAGAATGGTACGTGTGATTGGGACATCAGTCCACTAGTCTATAACTGTGTCTTTTTTCCTGCAACTAATGGGAATAAATAGAATTCTTATTACAAACTAGGCAGTATCGGTCATAACATTTTGGTTTTTACTCTAAATAGTGAtccttcatgatttttttatttcttgctcTTGCTTGAATGAAAAGCAGTTATATGTATCTCCACTACATTTCCTCTAGTCTGTTTTTTACTTGACTTAACTCCTCAGAGTCCTGGTGATTTTCCTTGGATCATTGCCAGTCTGTGTTGCCATTACCTGTCCAGGGGGGATAACATTAAGCACAGAATCCTATTGATAATGTCACGACTCTTTCAGCACTCCAAAGTTCAGACCAAGAGCGACAGACTCCTCCCAGACGGAGAGCGAGAGCTCGCCCCCCATCACGGTGCGGCGGAGGCGGTTCAGCTCGCGGGACACCCTCCCCAGACTGGCCATCTCTATGGAGGATGAGGACAGTTGCTTCCTGGTAAGAACATCATCTGACTTTAAATATTACGTCattctttttccaaaaatgttttACATCTACATGTGGAACCAGCAACTACGattaaatatttcacacaacaTTTGATAACCATAAGTATAGTATTAGTTTTATCTTTTAACCTTTTTTTGACTTTGTTCACCAACATAAgtgtaatgtacaaaaatgtagctaTCATGTtttgtgtgagtctgcatgtagTAGTGGAATAAAAGGCCAATAGCATCTAGTGTAACCAAGTTACTACTCCAAGAAACccattgtgtgtatgtgcatataGTATACTATTACAGTATTAGGTGTCTTGGTTTATATTTGTGTATGTTACTATGTATTAAGTGTACTATTAGATGTCTTGGTTTGCATTTGTGGCCTTGCCTCATCTAACAAGAACCCACAGGGTTGAAGtaagaatacatgtaccagcatGCCAGAGCCTAACTCAGCATCTTCTCTATTCCCCCACATCTTACAGAAGAAAGGAAAACCAGCTAGGGTGAGTGCATGATGTGGCTGTGTTGTGCAGTGATACTGGTGGTGTGGGGTGCCTTCTGAGTTTgcatatacagggctcgaaattcattttggggattaggtgcactggtgcacccagcttaaaaaattgggtgcaccaaaaaactttggggtgcaccacttaaatttaagtaaaaacctaataacaaaacttagttacaagcttttGAATTCTTAACCAACTACCATGAGtcaatgacagacatttttattatctttctaacacttagatgtcaagaatatgatgtataatcgtatacttgatatcttaacatacataaagataataaaatatttgggtgcaccctgtgcacccattgacaaaattgggtgcacagttccaattttgggtgcacccgggtgcacatgcacccagtatctCGAGCCCTGATATACGTGTAGTTGGCTTCCTTGGTTGTACATCACTGTCATGCACTTTCTTTGCTGACATTTCCTTCTGAGGATGGTTTGACATTTAACAGCATGCTTTGAGATGGTGCGGCAACATGGGAAGTCTTCATGTGGTATTCTGAGCATGTTTTTCTGGCTTTTATCAAAAGTCTCAGTGCATTAACACTGTTGAGAACTGAAGCACCCAAAGGGTTTTTCTCAAGCCTATGATTCATGGAGCATCATTGCAAAGAAGTGCCCTCCTGGCCCCATGAGTGTGCCCTGTTCCATTACATTGTTGTCTTACTTTTCCAAACCCGTCGTCAGCTGGTCTCAGGTGTTTTTCTGACTTTTGGAAACATTAACTGTAGCAGCAGTGTCTGTAGCAGCAGTGCACCCCCCCCCTCGACCTTGGGAGATGAAGTCTCTTCTGACAGACTAATGCATTTTGTCCTATCCAAACTGTCTTAATGGGCTAGGAGTGATGATATACTGTACTGCATTGTGTGTGCTAAAATGCAGTGAATGTTGGGCACTAACTCACTACACATGCATAATACCAGCTGAATATGCGACTGAAGCTACacaatttgtttttcaaaccCAGAGGGGCTGATGTGATTGGTTAGATGAATGCAGCACAAAATCTAGACTTGCATTACATCCCAGCACATTGTTTTGTTAACATTGTGGCTGCTTCCCCAAATTTCAAGTGTATTGCTAaatacaatagaagccagttaattgcacagtggattaccgcacacttatgttaacacacacacagtgtcacggatatttgtacaaaatacacTGGGAAATGGCATGTGCAATTTAACGACTTCTACATGCATTAACAATACTCAGTCTGTATTATGATGTTACCTCATGGTACCTATTGATTAGTGGTCTAATAAGGAtatattgaaaatgtttgtaACCTGAGGAAACTTTCTCTCTGCCCACAGGAGCCCATCGAGCTACCTGTACCAGACATTCGCCACAGGAAGCCCAGTGGGGACCGTGAGCTGATCGACCTGGTGAACAGGGTGGCAGGACGGAACATCCCCATGATCAAGTCTGCCTCTGCTACAGCACTGTCTCTGCTCATACCCTCAGGTActgttacatcatcatcttttactgtaaattcattaacttttgcagtggttttatttcgtagaagaaaaatgtttgtttttcgcaGTGTTCAGAATTCAAACAATTGTATGGTACAGTCGTCATGAAAGGAGACATTTTGCAGCATAAAAAAATGGCAAGAATGAAACCTCAGGATTCACATCACTAGTAACACAGTTCTGCAATAGGCAAGGCTTCTTTATCATTATGTATGTAAAAGTCAGatgaagctacatgtacctggatgAACATGTCAGTTCCTAACCACTAAACACACATTGATTCACATCCTGTAATATAAACGTTAAGGTTTATCTTCTGTATAACTGCTTTTGCCATTTTAGACATGTCTGAAAATGTAGCACCAACAAGTACTTTGGAATATGTAAataacatatactagtatcatatTGAGAAGGATCTTAGCTTATGAAAATGTCCGCGTTTTTACTATCAGATGAAAGAGGCCTGCCCCAGCCCCTGCAGTCACCCAGCTCTACCCCCAGCTCTCGGGACGTGTCCCCAACAAGGGAGTATTCCCCCCTGCTGGAGAGTCTGAAGGCCCCCATGGTCATCAAGAAGGGCCCACGGGGGTTCGGCTTCACCCTCCGTGCCATCCGGGTCTACATGGGAGACAGTGATGTCTACACTGTGCACCATCTGGTCATGGTGGGTATATATATAGTACTGCATGATGTTGTGTTGACTGCTGGTTTTGAACCTCTTTCCATTAAGTATGTCACTGGGTGTAAAGTACCAGTTGTGAAGACTTGTATGCTCTTATGATAACCATATTTCTGCAGTAGAAAGAAACATTTAGTTTTGTTCTCCTTTTTTTCCATCTGGCAGTGTAGCCAATTCTTTGTCATCTTTATACCAATTGTAAGGACTAGTATATTTCCAGTAAGGAATTTTACTGACTGTATACTTCCTTCTCCCCATGCAGGCTGTTGATGAGAAGGGACCAGCATATGCCGCCGGGCTGAGACCAGGTGACCTGATCACGCAGGTCAACAACGAGCACGTGCAGGGACTCCTGCACACCCAGGTCGTACAGCTCATCCTTAGAGATGGCAACAAGGTCACCATCCAGGCCTGCCCCCTGGAGAAAACCTCCATAAAGGCAGGCGGGAGGAAGAGGGTTCCGTCGGCCTCCAAGATGATGCGGAGACGGAAGAAGAAGTGGAAGAAGGAAGGTGGGGCGGAGAAGAAGCGACGTAGCTCCATCTTCAGAAGACTGAGCAGTAAGAGGGGGAGCACAGACTTCCACCACATGCATCCGCAGGTGGAGAAGCATCGACACGGCATCCCCACCCTCACGCAGAGCAAGAGCGTGGGGTTTCTCAGTCGGTCCTTGTCGTCAAACGAAAGCCTGCCGGGATCGCCGACAAGACCGCAGAAATCGCCTCGGTCTCCCCCTCACTACCGCTCACCACCCGACTCTGCTCACTCGACAACAACAAACTCCTCCCAGAGTAGCTCCCCTAGCTCCAGCGTGCCCAACTCTCCGGCTAACTCTGCGCACTTCCCCCGTCCGAGTTCCCTACACGGACTGAGTCACAAACTGGCCAGAACATTCCGCTCCCCACGGAGGAAGTCGGTAGGACACATCCCGTTGTCGCCCCTGGCGAGGACGCCGTCCCCGTCTCCTAGTGCGACATCTCCCACGCGGAGCCCGAGCCCGCTGACACTCGTTAGTAATCATCCCGGAATCTCGAACACGACTCAGTCCTTCCCCGTCCATAGTGCAACGACAGTCACAGTGGCTACACCCAGTGGGAAGCATGTGACAAGACCAAAGAGTGCTGACCCGCCGGGGTCTCCCCTTTTACGAAGGGCATTGTCCCCAGATAAACCGCTGAGCTCTGCCAGTGGAAGTGGGACGAGTGTCAGCGGAGGAAGTGGGGACGAAACCTACCCCAGCGGTGCCAAGAGGAAAGGGAGCGGCAAGAGGGATAGCAAAAGCTTGTGGCAGGAGAGAAAGCAGCTGTTCAAGTCCAGTGGCGAGTCGAGCGACAAGAGTGACAAATAGACACATATTCCGTGAATGATGTAACCTTTTGTGATGTGTCTGAAAATTCATTTGACATTCTTCCAGCGTGAcagttcaagtacatgtagatacattgtGACTGACCTTGCATTTACATCTGTGCTCTACACCATGGATAACGCCTGCTCCGAAAGTGCAGGGACATCTTGCACGGTTGCAGCTGGGGGCTGCTACATTCTGAGTGTTTTCTGTAAATATTATTTCGCACAAAGGGAACTGCTGTATAGCGCAGGAGCTGCTGATGTACAGAGGCAAGGAAATAAGTTGGTCAAGCCACCGACATGGCATCCAGAAGTAATTGTGGTGCCATTTAGGAGCATGTGATGAAGAAACGTCATGGAGTGTAGTCTtcaagaggagtgaagccagatgtgaaaaaaaaaatacctgatCAGCATTTCTTCCTTTGGCACAATAAAGCCAATCTGTATGCAGATAGATACAATGTGGCCAAAAAACAAACTCTATCTAAAGCTTTACTTTGCCTTTTGGGGCTCCAACAGGCTTAGCTCAAACTTGTCCTGAAGGAAGAAATGCTCTTAAGAGTGTTAAGAGGCCTTGGTAAAGGCCATGATTAAGGGCATAAGGTAAGACAGTAAGTAAAGTAGCCTATGATGCCTTGGCTAACCCTTAATGTAGCATGAAGAGGTCCTTCCCATTGCTGTGAAGACCAATGAACATGTAAAGGGTTTAGtggggtaaaaaaaatatatgataaTCGCTGCTTGGTGAGTCCAGAACAACTGGAGGGTTACCGTGCAAGGGAAAGGTGCTGAGATTATGCAGGAAGTTACGAGATACGTTAATGAAAATGCCCAAATACGCTACACAAAAGTAACTACCATTCCAACTGTAGTTCATTCCTTGTCTCTCCAGAAGCTTTGGATGTTCTGTATTTATCTCACCCCCACCCTCCTCCGAGATCTGTGTCTGTAGTACACTTTCCATAGGAACTATGTCTAAAACTGCAAAGAACATACACGTAAGTCTGTAGGGTGTAGGCTTTTAGAACACTTGTACTGCTGTAAGTCATTGCAATGGTGGGTGTAACACGCAAGAGAAATCCATGTGCAATTATTACTGGTGTAGCGTTTGCCACTGAAGTTAACTCTGAAGATGTAGGCACTGTTGTCTTTGCCATTATGTTAgcacatacaaacatgtacctTATTTTGGAACTTGTACCCTAGGTCTAGTcatcattttggctttttagacCTACGaaaattatttttcttcattatatTACAGTAAAGTTTTACCTTTTCACATTCACAGTCAAGACAACtccaaaactacatgtaatgcCAACATAACAACAAGGGTTTGAAGAGCTAtgaatttgtgtaacatttTGCATGAATCTAATTTAAATCCTTACAACTATAAGTGATGGTTTTTCAAAAAGTGACCATTTCAATGCAACCAGTTGCTGTACAAAATAGTGGCAAAGGTAGTGCCTACATCTCTTATGGCCTTTGCTTAGCTGCTTGCATGCCTTTGACCATAAATGATGCTGCAAAGATTAAAAACTGTTATAGATCAACTCTGTACAAGAACAAAGCTTTACTCTACTTTAAGTAATAGTCTTTTTTTTGTGCAAATATATGCATGTAAACTCCTAGTACATCAGACATGTTGTGACAAGTGACAGTATATTACTACATCTACTGTATTCCGGAAAATATTATTAGGCACTTAAGAGTACTACAGACTTTATACAAAATAGGGCCAATCTACTGGCCCACAGAACAGAATATTGTGGTGGTCTAACGTAACAGATGATATATAGGAAAATGTAGTAGATGTTTTCCTTGGCAAGATGGGCCAAGTCTGTATCCACACACAAAAGCCTTGTGTGAGGATCTAagattgtacattgtaggttTTGTATCCATGATACAGGGTTCTCTAACAGGGCCaggcagtgtgtgtgtgtgtgttgggttcCTGATATGTGCTGTGCTGCTGACATTTTTGGTGTTCTTGATGTTGTTCTTCTACTGCTATGCAACTAATAATTGACCTAACATTCCTGCCCACAGGCGTAACAATGTCAAAGACGTAACCAGTGAAATGTTGTCAACTGGCCTTGGTTGCTGTCATATGTTTTGCCTGATTTTACctctttttaaacttttctatTGCGATATTGTTCTGCATTGCTACTGTAGTACGAGTCTTTGTAAAACACAAAGTAGATCAGTATACAACTGTAGTAGTCAATACACCAGAGAAAGATTTTATTCTGTCAGAAATTTTGGTTCACAGTATGATGGCGTAATAATTTAGAAACAGGTATATAATAATTCTATTGCTCACTTAAGAAACAGATTCAGTGTAAAGAAAGACTGAAATGTTGTCTACATCTGAAATGTGGAAGCCTGAGACATTAAGGCTTATAGGAAAACACACACTTTCTGTGATTACAATTTACTTGTGTAATGTAAGTTCCATTTTGTTCATACCCCAAGAGATGTGCTGCATTTGCTATATGGTATCACTGTACAAGTATGTACATTATAGAATTTCTTGTGAAAAACATCGGTGGTACTACGTAAAATATCTATTGGTGGTGGATAGAAGAGTTATTCAGCATATTCAATATCAATGTGCAAATATTGGGAGCGACACATTTGCTCCGTTATTTCTGAGTTTAAATGTGAGGTGGTTCCATCTTACTTTGTGTATATAGGTAACTTTGATACTTCTGACCCATGTACAATGATTCAATATGGCCATAGGTGCTTTGTACTGTGCATATTAATATTATGGGAAAGTGGAGAATCTATGAATCAATAAAGTGCTGTGGTGAGAgaagttttcttgttttgttttttcttgtcaaTATTGCAATGTATCAGACAAATGGAGAGGTTCATGCATGACTTTTCACAGATCCCATTGCATGCTGGGAATATGCTGTGCACTATGGGTAGGGCAGAAGGCAAACAAAatcatcaccatgacaacataAAGCAGACTGCAGACAGGTCGGGAAGACAATTCAGTCCTTTACTAACTTGAGCCATAATTTGGCCCAACACCCAGTCATCTCTGCCCCACACCCCTGCTGACTTGACCAGGTTGTCCGGCTGAGTTGGTAAAGCGCC
Protein-coding regions in this window:
- the LOC118432429 gene encoding microtubule-associated serine/threonine-protein kinase 2-like isoform X5, coding for MEGLPKTGPAQPVVVEVEGPPEEEEETQRKEGDDESLSSFLTRQELGKYADVFPAGTTLGDLRAMTEDDLQFEYRVTDPAGRERLARAIATARMEAEEQEETETEREESDNEPPPPPPPPPPKPRELPQDFASTLPRNFKLARQLSSDDARSPRGRRDSLGGVPVQHLGLERGLTVPHHGSGHLLGESSNLLRMRTQVLGQSAPSLASSMKDLTISRRGSSCGRGRKGLLPNTSPTLPRAHSPIPHGGSPADSPRNVSPSTHSHFVFSSVKRMEGRRWSVASLPSSGYGTNTPSSAVSNTGVSSTDSPSSSIVEQESPHALLSSCSSQEKLHQLPYQPTAEELRFLTKHFSSNESNGTTDEDGRKSPAMRPRSRSLSGCQILGFTSRLYVRSCKVITLHVAVSSVCLPAFACCLVGRGGLGGPASFPFPKHWFTFPRGERTISSPGRSPNMSGDSDVFMINSYYKERFPKATAQMEDRLKEFIDQIADKNDNYADGTFSFVHHQVLELARDCLLKSREGLITGRYFFELTENLEKLMNDARERSEFAGDIVNLIKKFLMIIARPARLLECLEFDPEQFYHLLEAAEGVARENQGITSDIPRYIISKLGLTRDPIAEMSDLSNFDVDTDSGRPDTPDTDETSASEAASETTCAGKQLSMEVTEKKPSEDDFETVKLISNGAYGAVYLVRHKETKQRYALKKINKQNLMLRNQIQQAFTERDILTFAENPFVVTMYCSFETKKHLCMVLEYVEGGDCATLLKNMGPLPVDMARMYFAETVLAVEYIHSYGIVHRDLKPDNLLITSMGHIKLTDFGLSKMGLMSLTTNLYEDTLDPKQFTDKQVCGTPEYIAPEVILRQGYGKPVDWWSMGIILYEFLVGCVPFFGETPEELFSQAVNDEIVWPEGEEAPPDDAKDLITRLLEQNPVERLGTTGAYELKEHEFFADLDWTMLLRQKAEFVPQLDDDEDTSYFDTRQERYNHEMESGESEEEQYPDLSNFSSCSPRYHRSYSSSDRLSMSLDGKSSSMERLTTEETPTGGRGVERRKAIKDRSKSESELAKETKRAEPKPDTSLREVDRPSDKEDTSKQQAADSSQPGDSDKGSRTDSVSSTGSVEPRESTPKASDKEAELGAVGGVSSPECTPKFRPRATDSSQTESESSPPITVRRRRFSSRDTLPRLAISMEDEDSCFLKKGKPAREPIELPVPDIRHRKPSGDRELIDLVNRVAGRNIPMIKSASATALSLLIPSDERGLPQPLQSPSSTPSSRDVSPTREYSPLLESLKAPMVIKKGPRGFGFTLRAIRVYMGDSDVYTVHHLVMAVDEKGPAYAAGLRPGDLITQVNNEHVQGLLHTQVVQLILRDGNKVTIQACPLEKTSIKAGGRKRVPSASKMMRRRKKKWKKEGGAEKKRRSSIFRRLSSKRGSTDFHHMHPQVEKHRHGIPTLTQSKSVGFLSRSLSSNESLPGSPTRPQKSPRSPPHYRSPPDSAHSTTTNSSQSSSPSSSVPNSPANSAHFPRPSSLHGLSHKLARTFRSPRRKSVGHIPLSPLARTPSPSPSATSPTRSPSPLTLVSNHPGISNTTQSFPVHSATTVTVATPSGKHVTRPKSADPPGSPLLRRALSPDKPLSSASGSGTSVSGGSGDETYPSGAKRKGSGKRDSKSLWQERKQLFKSSGESSDKSDK